A region of the Hydra vulgaris chromosome 12, alternate assembly HydraT2T_AEP genome:
TGAAACCATGCATTCAAAAAGCACTCTCTGAGATTGGTCAGATATTgaacaaatagtttttataaggatttatagttgattttaaagtatatagttaattttaaagttttaaaagatatttcaaaaaattttaaataatttttaatcatctaTTCAAGAGCTATATAATGATAATGATTTAAACTAATAATGTTCACAtgcttttcttaaaaaatcttaaaaagatgttaaatttcagtttttaatgtttctgagcaataaatgtaaaaatggcACTCAGAAACCTATATGATAAGCTAACACGATATATGATAAGCTAACATGATATGATGATAAGCAGCACAAAGATTAAgtatcattaataaaatattttcaaaaaccaaattcaattatttttaaatgctattgCCTCCTCTACAGTCGAGGagactactttttttaatttttttgtggttAAAACCCTCTcaaactctgaaacacaaacttTGACAAGCAAAGCCCCTAAGTTGAAAAACAAGTTAAACTCAATGCTAGCAGGGACATGATGGCGATTGAACTCAGAACTTATGAAGCAAGTGTTCTTActctacaccactaccgcattcaAATAAGTCACAAAACCATTTCTAATATTCATAGtcaacaataattaaacttgctaaaaatattatcaaatcaaattttaacaaagaatcAGTACTTGAACTTTGATCAATTCAATGATTTTAATCAAATcacatttgattaaaaacattgaattgaTCAAAGTTCAAGATTATTTTCCTTCATTAaccatttcttttaaaatggtCTCGAAAGTGTCATTTATTCAGGAGACTTTTGCTATATGCTGAATAAGTCTCTAGAGACTTATTCAGACTATAATGAAAGCAGTGTTTTATCAAATGTGTTGATACTACTTATATCCTAAATAAATTCTAGGTCATCTAGATTTGCTGGAAAAACTATTAGCAATCATTTTATCTTAAGAATTTGAAAgcatattaaaagaaaataagttaaattttagtaaGCATGATTACGATGAATTTATAAGTGATCTAAAAATCTAACAAGAAATCTAAAACTGtaacaaaaatcaaattattttttctgccAGGGCCGCCTTAAAGTGATCTTAAAGAGGGGTTGATATATCTGTTTTTTGACGACTAAGGcctagaaaaatatttttgctgatTTAAAAATGGTCCTCATTGCCCGACATTTGCCAACTGCCAACCATAGATCCAATTTTGACTCCAGTGTCTAATTTGCAGACTAATAAAAATCGTAGAGGGGTTAGACACCCTCCTATGAATTTTATTAgtctgcccccccccccccttggGACAGCCCTGGGTGGTGCTGTTTATCTTTATAACCAATAcatgtttaaaactttgttcaaaaaagtttcaaacattaaaaaattttataatttttgtaaatcaatcatagaaattgtttataatattgctttaaggaaaatattttgttttttttgcatcaACAGTTACAGTAAAACAAGACAACTTAGCTGAATAATGTCACGCAAgattgagttttggttgatggaacaaGATTATTACATGCTGCTTACTAGAGCAGCAACTATGGTAATacttgtagaaaaaagaaaggaCAGAGACTCAAGCTTGGCAAAGCAACAACATTTAAACTaggtttttggaccttgtctaaaagataGAGAGAAGAAcaagcccaaatatgacaacagtaatTCATACaaggacaaataagagatttatagtGGTAGAGAATATAATCAGGAGTAAGAATatggcaagcacaataaagaatATAGATAAAGAATATGGTGagcatgataaaaataataatatgcaGCAATATGcactaataaatataaagaagcagagttgttaacaaggccaaaagtctatgcaaacattttcaatattaaagacttaaatttttgacttacgttaaggccaattattaacaaaactgtatGGAACAATtgctgtgacaataaaaccacatgTTGTATAAATAAACCAAGGTTATGTGCAGAATTCAACAaagtcaataagaaaatattcttgtagatatatatgaaagccaaaaacaaaaatacataaaaataaagaatgaaaaattttaattttatgtattttttttttttgaaagccaaggtcaaaacaatcaaggccaaggctaaaaattttttaaggctgaggccaaggccaaggccttgatttttggccttaaggcaaggccgaggccaaggactaacaactctgtaaaGAAGTGGTACAACAATATAGCACTCACTTTGCAAACAAAAGGTATAAAGACGAGGTATAGTCCCTGATAGTGTCACACTCAACTTGCTTTCTGTTGTTAAGAGGTTAAAacaataatgtaaattttttttttcactatttgGAGAGCCTTGGAGAGAGAAAGAATTATAAAGGCCAACAGTGGTTATCTAACTATCATGAACTATTATTGCTGATGCTTTATTAGTAGacgctttttttttctctttccaTTGGTATTTCATCTTTTAGATCAGGCATTGTGAAAGCAATGTCTGTTctgtaataaaaatcaaatactaacttatttttttcattaatatcactTGATAACTTCTTTTCCTTttcaattttactaaaaataaacccAACATTATTTGCCAAACTTTGTACAACAACTTAACATTTAGTTGGAGATTTTGGCAGTGCtcttaataattttgataaagcTTTTCCAAATGTCTGACTACATTGGTAAtgattacaattatttaaacttgaagatatagatttatttaattaattagtctttaatttttttttcatattcggttttttctttatataaaccATTTTCTGTGCTGTTCATTTTtgctggtttttttttttctttctccaAACTTTCAATTTGATTCTTTGAATTTAATATTCTTATCTGTGTAATGTCACACATATATCATTAACTATTAAACTGCATTACGTGTGTaaccaaacttttttaattttttttaagcatatttaaatatacctataactaaaaatattaaaaaaaaacgcattCTGTTTTGCtcacaaataaaacttttcattgttttttgatACATGTGTGATATCACAAAAATGGTATTTAGTaaactgtaatatatatattaaaatagtttctgAAAATGCTTTTAGGAAATTAacacaatattaaatatttatttattatgataaatggaaaataatatactgacattaaaaattaaaaattttaactacaaaacTTAACTacaactaatttaaataaaaacaacgttgCAATTGCGCTTatcaaaaatttagttaaagtatctttatattttacatacttatatattgttttttactaattttatttttactactagatttcatttatcatttaaaatctttactttttaaatacagtatgaaaattgattaaattgtttatacaggatcattttcatttttaaagtaggtatttcaaaaatatggtattgaattaaaaaataaatgactactatatgtttttcttttaacccGCAATGCAATACAGTTGCACTTTTAAAGTACCCGGCTAAAAAATGTGTTAACTAAAGTATTTAACAGTTTTGTATTACATTATATGTGCATTATTCTGTTTTTAGGTAAAGTTCCTGTTAAAGttatcattttctaaaaaaggaaataaattaTCGTTAATCTTCATACTAATTAGCATagctatttaaatattttattaaaaattacaatattgtaatgaaaattgttataataCTTTTTCTTGTACTTTTAACCATTACTACATTGTTATAattcatataattatataaattgaatctaaaaattaaaagggAGATTTACCTAAAGCCATTACTATTATCTTCACGTATAGAATTtcaattatttgaatatttttagtGAAGAATTTATGGTTTACTTTGTTCATTCTATGGATATATTGATCATTttctgttgaatttttttttacatgaaagtGATAGActtaacatatttaacataCCTAGTTTCCTCTGATATGTTTTCATGTCCTCTTttgctttgtaaataattatagcTTTAATGAGAggattgaaattttattatagtcttaaattttaaaaacaccaagAGAAACTTTATGCGTTTATGTAATCAATCAGGTAAATCTGCACATCTAACGCTGTAAAAAAACGATTTTCTTTCTTAAAGTGAAAAGATGTTAAATTCAgactttgtttttcaaaataaataaaccagATAAGCTAAAAGTATGCGGAAAAAGTGCGcacattaaattttttggttCTAGGCACAACTTATaagtgaattattttttctatggtttactaaaaaagattgaaataaggaataagtatagaaatggttgGTGTCAAATAccaagacccgtattttacagGCCAGctagttattataataacagCTAATTTTACTATTCACTACCTCTTTAACATGATCAGATAAAGCGTTGAGCTGGTATACTTTTTTGCATGGGGTTTAAATCCGTTTGAGtgcttttttttaccttttttttttaattttagtttttgtcCTACTTTGTTTGgtttgttttgatgtttatCATACTGATACAGAACATCCCACATTTTTCTCTTTGAGATCTTTCTTTTCTGCTGGATTTTATATCTGAATTTGTATCTAGATCTTTATATTTTCTGTTTTGTGCTTTTCATTAAAGAGTACATCAAGGGTACATTTTCATTAAAGGGTACATGAGCCtttcaaactttataaaaaaatacaaaaatcaaaaagtatcactaaaaccaataaaaaattgataagacATTGATATGGAAATTTGTAGAACTAtctaaaaatcttgttttatgaATTGATAATGAttccattttttcaaatttctttgaACTGAAATCTGAATATAGACTAGAAGAAATTTTTGGTCTTTCAAAAAgtctttacaaaatttaataatttgtttaaactaaaaaaaaaattacccagAGAGTTTTATAGGATCTTTTCCTGAATCAGcatttaatattccacattcaCTACATCTCTTTACATCAACTTTAttattggtgtttttaaatCCTAACTCCATTTTACTATCTATAAGAGGACAAccattctttttctttaaacctTTGTAATCAaagtatatgttttaataaaacacaaataattaaaaatctcaatataatttgacctgaataaacatatgaaaaaatatataatgataacCATTATaacaatagtattaaaataCCAATATTGATGCTGTTAGATGAACAGTCGGATGACGCCTCTTCATCAATATCCAAagaaatttcatttttgattggagtaatatttaaatcactttaatATAAAGCAaatgtacaaaaataaaaaaatttacaaacaaccATTAAAATATCAGAAATTCTAAACTTATGacaaaaattttagataagttttgtaataaattattgataACCATGGTTACCTTTGTACTTCTGATTGGATGgtctaaaaaagatattaaactgatataaaatacaagatataaaacactaaattatttcaaaaagcaaTGAACGGTTAGAAACTTCAACCTTTGCAATTGGATTTCGCTTTAATcttgataaattaatttttactaaaagatCATCAAATTTCGAACTATGAGGTAGCTTGAAAGCACTCTCACTGCAACTATCGCTGTCATCATCTATTAATTTTCGTTTATAAGATTGAAGCTTTTTAATACAAACTGGATTATCTACTCTAATTAATTCATCTCCTTCAACACTTTCCTTTTGATTGTCTTGAAAACATTTAGcttttaacttgattttttttagaggTATTTTGACAACCAATGAGCTGTTCATATTTCTATCATTGCTTAATTTTAATTCAGGCTTTTCATTAGATACATCTAagtcattataaaaattattttgttcttccattttagaaaaagatatgTCAGCTAAGTTATTATGTAATTTTAGCAGGTTTGTACTAATGTCTAACTCCTTAACTTCCATTTTTACTTCTGTAGTTAACTCctgtgttttttgaaaatcgtTTATTGGTTTAAAGGTTAACTCTTGAGTTACATTTTGAGAATCATTTATTGGTTTACAGGTTAACTCCTGTGTTACATTTTGAGAATTGTTTATTGGTTTACAGGTTAATTCCTGTGTTACATTTTGAGAATCGTTTATTGGTTTACAGGTTAACTCCTGTGTTACATTTTGAgaatcatttattattttaaagggTGTTATACAAGATGTTTGAAGATTTTcgactttaatatttttgtcaagacaactaattttttcatattcattATGTTCATCgtgtttaataacatttatatttgtatcaATATTTGTTATACTATTTTCTGTAACAACATACATATTATCAATATGAGGACTAGCACTAGCATATATTTCACTATTAGTATTAAAAGtacaatctgtttttattatattgtcaGGTAATTGAGACAAAACTGGAGAGTTAGGTAAAGGAGTTACATGTGGAACCCACATAGAACTTTCGGTATATTGATCAACAATATAAAGTGTTGATTCTAATGAAGTGTTTTGTTTAAAGAGTGGAATAGGTAAAGTTTGTTGAATATCAGTATTATATTCAGGAGGAGTCCTTGTATTATATTCAGGAGTCCTTGtagattttgttttacttttatctttAGTTTCATTGATTTTATTACTTGCAGCATTCCTTACAtcattatttttagttgtatAAATTGAGTCATTAGAAATAGATTGCATGCAATCTTGattatagtttttgttgttagtttttaaaaatgaaaggaCGTTTGGATTAAGATTATCACTTTTGATATCTGATTCGTCATGGTTTTGATCATAGGGCAAGCTGTTTATTAAGTCTAaatcatcaaaagaaatttcACTAATTGGACTTACAGTCTTTTCTATTCCAATGTGAAATGaatcttcaatattttttaaagctgcATCATCTAGAATTGATATCGATCTTTTATTTAGTGAATTTATTTTATCGTCATTATCAATCATACCAAAATCTTCATTAATACCATTTAAATTCTGATAGCTATTCAAAGTTGAACTGGATTCTGGGACTGATGCATTATCTTTTTCAagtaagtaattattattagtagAATTTCCTTGAAAATTATCTGATGAAATATAGCACTAAAGAAAGAACTTATAATTGAATAATCATAATAAAGTATAAGCAATatctacaaaaaaagaaaagaaaaagaaagtgtTAAACCACTAAAATAGAATTACTTGAGTAGCTTGCTCTTCTAGATCACTCTCAGATTCTGATGTGCTAGAACTTTCTGAATTGCTGGAAGAACTTGATGACACCGAGACTTTCCGTAAAGATgaccttaaagttaaaaatagaaaaataaaacttttcctatatttatacTGCTGTGCTAAGCAAAAAACAGCAAAATGTTGCAAAATCGACTAAACAGGTGCCAAAATAGGTTTAGACTCTTTTACTGATCTGTTTTGAAAATaagcaataaaatgttttgaaaataaacaaaataacagTAACTTCACGTTGCTTACTGCTTATTAGCTACTTATTGGGAGTCACTGTATTTTTGCTCCTAGTTTcacaaaaattatgtttattttcttaatttcaaatgctcatttttaatgttaaatattggATAAACTtttactgttttgtttttttactgtgAAAAATGCTTGGTGTAGTTAAGgtgatttacaaattattcaaattctcttatttggaattagcatgattttatcagcgtatcatgtccaaacaagagcttaagatgttgtaatttttttttgcttcaggtttttttaatatttaaatttttctttttttatataatttttaaaacctttttactatccctaatagtgaatctaaagaacaccattttggAGTCATTAGATCACTTTTGCTCATCGACGTTAACATTAATTTcgttaaatactttaaaagtgccttaacccATTATAGGTCCTAGTTCTAATTGGTTTTgacatattaactatatatagttgtcaaaatacaatatttctataattttttacaaaaattactagtattccgaccaagaaagagcttataattataaaaaattgccatattattaaactatgatgtccatttcacctaaaaagcgtatttagttaaaatcattttcaaatttgaacaaacaatcatgatttttttttaaaaagaatcttTTGTCTGGGTTTTTTCACTGCAAACATTTATACTTTATGATATTGTaaagtttatcattttaatttttttcattttttcataattcacagaccagataatttaatggaaatatctcatagtcaataaaatattatgcagACACTATAATtaattgccttaactacaccgagtggTACAAAACCACATTGTTAACCCCCAGGTACCGATACCTCAATTTTGACCAAAATTGGAGATACTGCACTTTTGCTTAGCGCAGCAGTATAAGTGTTAGtatactaatatttataaatgtttgtttatatatatatatatatatatatatatatatatatatatatatatatatatatatatatatatatatatatacatatatatatatatatatatatatatatatatatatatatatatatatatatatatatatatatatatatatatatatacatatatatatataaaagttatatttataagtgttaatgtacttatatttataagtatttataaattatatttataagtgttgatatacttatatttataaatatttataagtgttatataaaaactttacttataACTATagctttgttcttttttttagattctttttttttatttacacatttatttattttatcaatataggaaataatactattattagcATTATTCTTTATATTCTGTTACATtctctttatttaattgtaaaaacattttattttaattgggAGAATAAAAATACATccattaaaatatgatatttcctaataataaaattattcaacaagttgcactGTTGGcattgaactttttttgtagAAACTTTGTACTCAAAAAGCCAATAAACTCTTCTAAAAGGTTTCCTAATccttaatactttaaatttagtttttttgtattaaatgtaactattattttttttggaataaatgtaattaatataatttcatagacaccaaaaaaaaattttaataaataataaagttaaattaaaatttactaatcaaaaaatattcactTACTTTGTTTTATCTTgcagtttctaaaaaaaagcatcaaaaatttataaaatttctgtttaatgttcaaaatcttttttaaaattgttcatctttttatatatgttaaaaactttttactttgatattgttttttaatgattgaGACACCAATAAATATTAAACCTCACcctgttttgttaataatttaaaaaaaaaaacggaattttatattgttataactCTGCATTAAGAAAACCTTATACGAAAATTAAACATTATCGCTGTCAATACTGCAGTGACTTCTACAATGGAGGatgctttttacttttaacagaTCACAAAGTTAGCCTTACATTTGGTAAGTTTTAACAGATCACAAAGTTAGCCTTACATTTGGTAAGTTTTAACAGATCACAAAATTAGCCTTACATTTAATAGATCACAAAGTTAGCCTTACATTTGGTAAGTTTTAACAGATCACAAAGTTAGCTTTACATTTGGTAAGTACTTATTAGTCAACAACAGAAgatacataaacttgaataaatattcaagtttataataataaatatatttattatagttaaggattttaatctttttgaatGTCAAAAATGCATGGCAAAATGCCAGCACTTTTGACATTCTTAAGTCATTGaactaattacttttttgaccagtttgatgaaaaaaattgactACGAAAGTAAACCTGAACACTAAAACTATTGTTACCGCTGTTAATCATCCTCATCATGGTGAGgacagcaaaaaaaaagagattaaaatgACATCAAATATATTCAAAGTATTCAAACCTCTAACTAAGGTTTGACCAATGACAGCTAAATTTTAAGAACCTGTGGCCCAAATTAAATGTCTCATAGAACACTTGTAAGTGATAATGATGATCTTCAACCAAACgttaaaattataagatttgaaaaaaaaagtctaggTAACTCAAGGTCAAAGTGTTATCTTGTACTTTttgaaacttgaaaaagaaataaaaaaatagttttgatcagcattttccatttattttcatctttgaaaataagattttcttcTTTCCAAAGATGAACTTGATTAAGTTACTAACATTTGTGTTGCCATAAAATCACTCAAACTTGCAATTGAAGCACTTTCTAAATAAAAGGCTGATTCattcttttataaattgtaacttaATTGCCCAGATAAAAAgttggataaaataaaaataccagtTAGTCAGTTTATAAAACAgcaatttgaaaaaagaatcaTTGAAAGAAGAACACTGATTTAACACATCTAATGAAATATTAgatgttttaaatcaaaaagttcaaaaaatcaaaagattaagtttggaaataaaataaaaaaatcttggaaataatcaaaataattaagaacAATTATTACTGTATATTtgcaatgataaaaataatttattagtgttattatagttattttgaTCTCAAACACCATTTGAAGGATATTTAACTGACATTCCTTAAATCATTAATTGTTTGCTGTTTTTCAGTTACTTCAAAACTGTAATAAACTAATTGTAacaattttagttatatttgaaaatgtaGTTTATATGCAACAGCAAAAATAACATACCTTATTTTTGATTTCATCACAAgatttgaattcttttaattcaGATGTCATGTTGTTTGAGTCATTTAATCCATCATACTGTACATATTCATTGGAAACATCTTTTGATAAGTCGTTTGCAGAAGAACTTacactaaaacaaaataaattttataaaaaacttttattgcatttgaaaaagatataaggaaatgaagataaaaaaaaatgtcgcatttctttaaaaatggaataactaacaataaaattattgaaaggtAAACATAAAATGccagcaaaaaatataaatggtaaATTGCAAGTaaattaagtttcttttttttgtgtggtAATTTCTCAATCAGATTTGTcatagaaaaatttgttttttataacaatatttgaaATGCCAATAGACAGTTTCTTTTACCCATTTTAAAAGGTTGAATCTCAACacagttttgtaaataaaaacttttaaaatacattttattttttgcattgattTGCTGTCACTAACCATTTTTGGTTAGTtgattttatacatatatatatacatatatgtatatatcaactAACCATTTTTAGTTagttgatatatacatatatatatatatatatatatatatatatatatatatatatatatatatatatatatataaatatttatatatatatatatatataactacaaaattgataataaacaatataatggAAAAAGGTATGCcaagcaaaaaaaacaataattgaatttttgaaatttgaaaaaagatttatttcttttaaataaatatataaatgataaaaaagcaCTAGTGCTTTTTTatcattcatatatatatatatatacatatatatagacagCCTtaggaattagggtcggcatggCAATGCTGACATAACTGCCATCCTAAAAGTGTTTAAGATCAAAAAATTACCGACCTCGTTTCTACGTTTTCTGGTAAGACCttagtatcaaatttttttaccaatctgatgccaacctctaaaagattgtTTCTTATatcctcatttttcctaattccgagggttgtatatatatatatatatatatacacaatatatattgttactcttttttttttttattaatttatacgacattttcagaaaaaagaagaaaaaaacaaagaatgaaagaaaagattgctgcctcATGCCAAACCCTCAATCAATGTAGTGGCACTCTCTTGTGgtagcaggctataagatagtctaTGTATGTACTTTTACTCATAAAATAgtgaaaaccaaaaaataatgaaaatcaggaaaaaaattgaaattagtGAAACTCAAAAAACCGTGAAACCAAGACAGCAATGCCACCAAAAAATTAGCAAGATTTAGAAAATATCGAGACCAAGAAAATAATGAAACCAATCAATCTCaaagtacaaaaattattttaccataATTAATTGGATGCACCATAATGTATAAcacaaagttattttgttttcttgtttACCTTAGATCAACTGTAGCAAGACAATTGGACGCCACATTCAcctaattgatattaaaaataaaaataatctgacatttaataaacaatccTAATCAATagatataaatcatataaaccccataattttttgttaattttattaaacttccTGTTTTTTGAGCTCAAATTTTACTACAtctttaatgttgttttttaatttatttctgtgCTTTTCCCaaactatataatatttcaaatgTATACATTAGTTTGCTAAAACACATCATGATCGTagtatgaagaaaaaaaaactattgggATATATGATACTTAAACTTTAAACCACTGTGACTCTAAACTCCATTGTACTCTACCTTCCCCTACATAGTTAtaatatacactatatatatatatggctcaATTTAACGGTCAGACATCGCTGTCCCTGGGACCAATTTTAGACCTGTTAGAGGAGGGCAACAaaccatttttaactttttcattaaaaatgaacAAGAGTTGGTTGCCCCCATAAATCAGATCTTAAAAACAGTCCGGGGGTGGGATGTCCAACCTTTAAATTGAGCCctgtacattaaaaaatttcataccttagatggaaaagaaaaaaaatcattttcagaGCGAGGTGTTTGAATCTCTGTAAGTAAAGGCGGCAAACCCTGTGTCATCTCCTGtaaataaagtctttaaaataaaataaaaaaatatttcgcagaatttttaattgcaaacttattatcttaataataaaaaaaacttatattttttataaaactttttttttataaatattcaaaatttaaaactaaaactaagataatggtaataaatattataaattgttaaaaaaattaatttcagcACTTATACCTAAGTACCATTTCAATTGTTTAGTGAGATATTATATATCAACACAACATATGAATCGGTGAATGTTAAAATGGAGGAAGTCCAACAATGTAAACTTTTGGGAAactaaaaaactgtattttctcccataataaatttttgttaatggtttaataatttt
Encoded here:
- the LOC100210786 gene encoding TNF receptor-associated factor family protein DDB_G0272098 isoform X3 — translated: MIREHLSDPLWSSSTNRMSNKSISEIKLLKEQAMKERHKKATAQAASQAFKRFDGMFNIEPRRPQDESFLSTTIKHVLGDYATFMNLIEAKETAQYYGLDNTVPGTPEVKDIDFDNTNNGYTNLMIKGKNGISSHSSVPLKKTLENIKIDKNDHTFLEPTKTSNGPENDQSLKLKIPNSNSTSNHLTNNKHSQGKTPNEIESILKEMTQGLPPLLTEIQTPRSENDFFSFPSKVNVASNCLATVDLSVSSSANDLSKDVSNEYVQYDGLNDSNNMTSELKEFKSCDEIKNKKLQDKTKSSLRKVSVSSSSSSNSESSSTSESESDLEEQATQCYISSDNFQGNSTNNNYLLEKDNASVPESSSTLNSYQNLNGINEDFGMIDNDDKINSLNKRSISILDDAALKNIEDSFHIGIEKTVSPISEISFDDLDLINSLPYDQNHDESDIKSDNLNPNVLSFLKTNNKNYNQDCMQSISNDSIYTTKNNDVRNAASNKINETKDKSKTKSTRTPEYNTRTPPEYNTDIQQTLPIPLFKQNTSLESTLYIVDQYTESSMWVPHVTPLPNSPVLSQLPDNIIKTDCTFNTNSEIYASASPHIDNMYVVTENSITNIDTNINVIKHDEHNEYEKISCLDKNIKVENLQTSCITPFKIINDSQNVTQELTCKPINDSQNVTQELTCKPINNSQNVTQELTCKPINDSQNVTQELTFKPINDFQKTQELTTEVKMEVKELDISTNLLKLHNNLADISFSKMEEQNNFYNDLDVSNEKPELKLSNDRNMNSSLVVKIPLKKIKLKAKCFQDNQKESVEGDELIRVDNPVCIKKLQSYKRKLIDDDSDSCSESAFKLPHSSKFDDLLVKINLSRLKRNPIAKTIQSEVQSDLNITPIKNEISLDIDEEASSDCSSNSINIGLKKKNGCPLIDSKMELGFKNTNNKVDVKRCSECGILNADSGKDPIKLSGYKVYRPFLNEGVIKKRKADNLKSPMERAHTYTEAVLNYIRYLIGYEVAGKLMTKQGIDELMRICSDCIRLIDYVVELCRRKTNDSNRSDRRFLFLCFRLQSMLHMKLFKTRSDSVWKVKKIMTDYFTQYKPSSRISTQSAEGNASTPLTSSPSFGPSPGQSIGSNGSAGSSSSASSNDSKTNLGLAMVSIPSDMHEKSLQYLEFTKHIIEAHRLWSNAETLIPYCEDFIIDVTRKVGPLTLYSSLAQMVDYMTFGLQVILDSPYPS
- the LOC100210786 gene encoding TNF receptor-associated factor family protein DDB_G0272098 isoform X2, which codes for MIREHLSDPLWSSSTNRMSNKSISEIKLLKEQAMKERHKKATAQAASQAFKRFDGMFNIEPRRPQDESFLSTTIKHVLGDYATFMNLIEAKETAQYYGLDNTVPGTPEVKDIDFDNTNNGYTNLMIKGKNGISSHSSVPLKKTLENIKIDKNDHTFLEPTKTSNGPENDQSLKLKIPNSNSTSNHLTNNKHSQGKTPNEIESILKEMTQGLPPLLTEIQTPRSENDFFSFPSKVNVASNCLATVDLSVSSSANDLSKDVSNEYVQYDGLNDSNNMTSELKEFKSCDEIKNKKLQDKTKSSLRKVSVSSSSSSNSESSSTSESESDLEEQATQCYISSDNFQGNSTNNNYLLEKDNASVPESSSTLNSYQNLNGINEDFGMIDNDDKINSLNKRSISILDDAALKNIEDSFHIGIEKTVSPISEISFDDLDLINSLPYDQNHDESDIKSDNLNPNVLSFLKTNNKNYNQDCMQSISNDSIYTTKNNDVRNAASNKINETKDKSKTKSTRTPEYNTRTPPEYNTDIQQTLPIPLFKQNTSLESTLYIVDQYTESSMWVPHVTPLPNSPVLSQLPDNIIKTDCTFNTNSEIYASASPHIDNMYVVTENSITNIDTNINVIKHDEHNEYEKISCLDKNIKVENLQTSCITPFKIINDSQNVTQELTCKPINDSQNVTQELTCKPINNSQNVTQELTCKPINDSQNVTQELTFKPINDFQKTQELTTEVKMEVKELDISTNLLKLHNNLADISFSKMEEQNNFYNDLDVSNEKPELKLSNDRNMNSSLVVKIPLKKIKLKAKCFQDNQKESVEGDELIRVDNPVCIKKLQSYKRKLIDDDSDSCSESAFKLPHSSKFDDLLVKINLSRLKRNPIAKTIQSEVQSDLNITPIKNEISLDIDEEASSDCSSNSINIGLKKKNGCPLIDSKMELGFKNTNNKVDVKRCSECGILNADSGKDPIKLSGYKVYRPFLNEGVMKKRKADNLKSPMERAHTYTEAVLNYIRYLIGYEVAGKLMTKQGIDELMRICSDCIRLIDYVVELCRRKTNDSNRSDRRFLFLCFRLQSMLHMKLFKTRSDSVWKVKKIMTDYFTQYKPSSRISTQSAEGNASTPLTSSPSFGPSPGQSIGSNGSAGSSSSASSNDSKTNLGLAMVSIPSDMHEKSLQYLEFTKHIIEAHRLWSNAETLIPYCEDFIIDVTRKVGPLTLYSSLAQMVDYMTFGLQVILDSPYPS